Sequence from the Psilocybe cubensis strain MGC-MH-2018 chromosome 10, whole genome shotgun sequence genome:
CGTCGATGTCCATCGGCGAGACAGCTCGTCCCACCGCAGCTGAGCTTGAGGAtcctgcacctcctgctGAGGAGGAGCTTTGCTGCGGGTGATCTTTCATCGCGGAGATGATGGTTCGAAGGAAGAGTGGTCGAGAGGTGCATGGCTATGGTGAGAACTATCAGCGATAAGGAACCGGGGTTGGCTCGGATGGATAGATGGACAGGGAGTCATCAAGTGACCCAAATTAGGCGCTCATTGCCTTTCCAGGGGGTTTCCCGGCCGATGAACAATGCCTTTTCTTCCGAACCATCAGCCACGCACCGCCATGGCGTTCCCAAGGATCAGCTTGTTTGACAGGATAGCACCGTCTTAGGGTGCATATTACTTTTGTTCACCTAAAATACACTTTGGGGGCCTTAGGAAGGGGGATCTGTCGGCGCGTTGTCCACATGGGAAAAAGGTATAATGCTCGTGTCCTGCCCCTGCCATCTGTCTCTTCCTTACAGTCAACCAACATCCTCTGCGGGCTTTGTCAACTGTTGTTGCACACCCATTCACTCTGAACTAGGTCTCTGTGTTCTGACTTTGATAGACGCCTTTCAAAATGGAGAAGCTGCTCACATCACTCAGCCtggaagaggacgaagatgacggCGCCTATGAATCTATGGTTGATATCGACGGCGATCAAGGCCTCGACGACGAGTTTCTTGgagacgatgatgacgatcTGGACGTAGAAGATGACTATGGTACCTCCAACACTGATGTTGAGCTGACCTTGCCCACCGAGAAACCTCCTCCATACTATCCAGGCATCACAACCTGCATTGTAAGTGGTGAGGCGCCATATCGCATCTCATCAACTCATTATGTGCACTTCCCTTTTCAAAGGTTTGTCAAGACAAACCGGCGTACAATAAGAATGGAAAGAGCTACCCGACGTGTGGTCTGAAATGTGCTGCTATACTGCAAGAGGCACTGGGCAGCATTGGTAGCACTGCAAGCACATCTGGTAACGCGGTCGCTGGTCCATCGACACCGCGAGCCTCAGCGATCCGTACCCCACAGAGGGCAGTGTCCGCTTTTCCCGCCTCTGTTGCGTCTATTGGGACCTCGTCGTCGCCAACGACTGCAAACTCCGCGGCAAGAGTAAAACTTCCTCAGCATTACCCTTCCTTGCCCCATATGAGATCCCCACAGACATCTGTGACCACTGATCCCAACATTAAACTTCTATCTCAGCACCTAGGCGGCCAGCCTCTGAGTCCTCGTCGGGGACGGGGCAATATGTCTAACCACTACTTCCCTGTGACAAGAGCTAACACTACCACGGCCAGCTCTATAGGCTCTAGTAGCGGCACAATGACCGTCGTTCAGGACCCTTTTACTCCACCGCGAGCACCTGTGGTTAAATGCGTGGTGGGTATCATTGCCAACCGTTTCCGCGCGTTTCCCGACGTGCCAGCTGGGTGCTGATTAAAATCTATCATACTTCTCTTTTTAGATCTGCCTTGTGAAGCCGTGCCGGGACAGTAAATACGTCACATGCGGATTGACCTGCGCCGAAAAACTCTGTAGAAATGGGTCAAACCCCAATAACTGCGACGTGGGTTGTCTTTGTTCACTCTATTTTGTCAGTTTCTTTGTGTTTAGGCGGTTCTCTCTGGATTTAGTATTGCCATCGTCGTCCAAAGGTGCCTGGGCATAACCAGTGCGGGGACAACTGCCGCAACAGTGCCAAGGTCGCGTGTTTGTTGTGCAAGAGCCGTCCAAAGTATAAGAGTTACCACCTTTGCGGGAAGACGTGTAAGCAGATTGCGGTCAAGGTCACACCTCTTATTCTAGAAGCCCCCCCTGGCCATGCAACGTTTGACATGGGTTAGTCCCTAATTATTTTCCTAAAGTGTTTTTGTGCAGTATCTAATCGGATTCTCTGTAGTGGAGAAGAAGTTCAAAAGTTCATGGAAAGCACAGGGGTCACCAATGCCTACTGTTAAAAAGATCTATAAAATTATCGAGGACAAGAACTTCTTATTGCCGTACGATCGATACAAGTCAGTTATTATTTCACGATTGATAGGTAACCAGAGTTTGATACTGACGTTCGACTGTATTCGATGATCAGGAAAACCATAGGAAACGAAGTCTTTCGTTATCATGGAACGACGAAGAAATGTACTCTCGGAGATGCCGGCAACACTAAGCTGTGTGCGAACACCACCTGTTCCTTATGTTGCATTCTAAGAACTTCATTCAAAACGAGCCTCGCTAATCCCTCAGGAGCGTAAGTCGAGCGAATGTCTATTACCAATTAGGTGTAGTCGCTCACATACATATATGCAGATTCGGCGCAGGTGTTTACTCGTCATCCGCTTCGAACAAGTGAGTAGTTATGGTATCTTGTTGACAGTTACACGGCTTATTTTTCATTATCAGAGCGTTTAGCTACACTTCCAATGGAACAGGGGCAATTCTGCTCTCAAAGGTCGTTCTCGGAAATGTTAGAACCGTTAATCAATGGAACGAGGTTATGTCCTGCCCTCCAGGGTTCAACTCAGTCAGTTCGATCTTTCGCATTGTGGTATAACATATTCTTACCACTCTATCCCACTCATAGGTTGTGTTTGATCGTCAGAATGGAACGCTGAATGAGACCATCGTATACACGGACGACGCCATTCGTCCAGTTTTCCTTTTGATCTTCTAGGTTGACCATTTGCTCCTCCGTCTGTTGGATGAGTAATAATTTTTCTAACATTCGAGTTGTTTGTTGAGATTTGTAGCATTATGTCAAAAATCCAGATTTCGTCTTTGTATATACCATTGTTTTTGTATAGATGTGTCAACAAATCTACCATGGGTGTTCCCCCTTCGATAAATTTGGAGTCGACTCAAGATAGGGGCTAATTAGGGTCACGTGTAATTTCAACCATATTTCCGAATTTGGTGGCTGGATCGCGTGGTCCAAATATAGTGATAGCGCGTCTAAGCCACTGCGTTGTTCTTCCATTCGCACTACAACTATAGGTCTCATATACCGTacatctttatctttatttaTCTTTAAATCATACACGGAATCTATTGACTATCTTACTGAATGGGTGTTACTGGTCTCTGGGAGGTACACATCCGTCATCTCCTCTTTCAAATATGTCTATGACTCTAAAAACCGTTTCAGCTTCTTCGTCCGGCGGCCAAAACACGATCTTTGACAGAACTCGCTATTACAGAAGGCTTCAAAGCCAATCCAGATGGCAAACGCGGTTTTCGGATAGGCATCGACGCCAGCATCTGGTTTTTCCATGCCGAGTATGGGAGGGAGGGCGAGAACCCGGTGTTGCGCACACTGTTCTTTCGATGCGCGACACTCATGCACACGACGTTTCTACCTATCTTTGTCTTCGATGGACCGAAGCGGCCGGATGTGAAGAGGGGGAAAAAGATCAATAAGACGGGGCATAAGCTCATACCGGGCATGAAGAATATCATAGAAGCCTTTGGGTTTGAGTGGAGGATGGTGAGTGCTTTTTTAATGTTGGTTGGGCTTGCGGACTAATTGGAACAGGCCCCTGgagaagctgaagctgaacTTGCTTATTTGAATCGAATTGGGGTGATTGACGCTGTTCTCTCAGACGATGTGGACAACTTTTTGTTTGGTGCCACAACAGTGATTCGAAAGTGCGTGTCCATCGGCTCAAAATTCAAGGCTACGTATTGAAAATTACCTCAATGGTTTGTAGTTCAAGCAACACGCTCTCTGGAAATAAGGCCAATCCAGCACTCAACTTGGCAGGGAAGGACGACAAAAACCATACGCGCGTTTTCCGAAGTGAAGACCTCAAAGATCATCCGGAAGTGAGGCTTACTCGTGGTGGTATGATTCTGATTGGACTTTTGGCGGGAGGAGACTATCATACCGCTGGTGTACCTCGCTGCGGGAAAATTACCGCCCATGGACTCGCCAAATGTGGATTTGGAGATTCTCTTTACGACGCAGCCGTTAATCTCGACCGCGAAGACCTCGACGAATTCATCGTGAATTGGCGTCGAGACCTTATTCAAGAGATCAGAACCAATTCTATGGGCCAAATTGGAAAGAAGCAACCCTCATTGGCGAGCTCTTTTCCTGCGGATTTTCCAGACATTGACATTTTGCTCTCCTATGTCAAACCTATCACATCGGAGAGTATGGGTAGGGAGAGTAATAACCTTTCAATAACGTGGTCGAGAGAGCCCGATCTCGGGAAACTCGCTGCGACGTGTGAGATGTATTTTGAGTGGGGGTACAAAGAAGCCATCATTAAACGGTTCAAGACTATCATGTGGCATCCTATCGTTTTGCGCATCCTACGTCGAGCGGTCCTCGATAGACATGACAATCGACCATCTGAATTCCCCAGTACCCCGCGTAAGAGCGGAACAGCGATTCCTTGCGGCacaccgtcgaagatgataGCGCACAAATTTTCCTCGATGGCGATTAACACCGAAAGGACTTATATATCTGGCTCGGAgtcagaagatgaagaggaggaaggcaGGCTCATTGTCAAAGTCCACGGCAAGCGAAAGCATACATCGACTGAtggactccttgaatatcgCCTGGAAATAGCACCCAAGCAGCTTGTTCAGCTCGCAGAGAGTGGTGTGAAAGGCCTGCGATCCCCAGAAGGACCGGATGAGTGGGCCTCTGAACCCGAGggagatgacgatgacgaagatgggGCTGCTGTGCCAAAGAAACGGGGGAAAGGTCCTACTGTTCATCCACATACGCATTGGCGGGTATGGATGCCAGCTTGCATGGTCCAGATAGTGGAACCTGGACTGGTAAAAGAGTTCGAAGATATTGAAAATGGGAAGGcacaaaagaaagccgagaAGGAGGCGAGAAAGGCCGCAAAGTTGAACGCACCGCCGAAATCAGCAACAGTGTCAAAATCACCTAAAAAGGCCAAGAAGAAATCTGCCGCGAACTCTGGAGGTGAATGTGATGAGGATGTTATTGCTTTGCCTAAAAAGCCGACCAACCATAGGAAGGTGGTGAAAAAATCTACTACGTCCTGTGGTGACCAAGACGGAGATGACGAAGCTGCACTTTCCATACCCAATGTTCCTACGAAGgctgcaaagaaaaatacgAGCAAACCATCAGTGGAAGATTTTGAAGATATCTTTTCATCCCCTTTGTCGAAGAAGTCTCAAACTGATAACACGGGCAAAGGCAAACCTCCGTCTCTGCAATTTAACTTGTACGACGACATACCCTTGCCATCAAgcgacgatgaggacgagcTTCCCACGTATCTAATGGCTGGAAAGAAACCGTCGCTCAAGGGCAAAGAGCCTGCCATGGACTCcagtgacgacgacgagataGAGATAGTCGAATCGAAGGTTAAGCCCCATGTCGACTCTACAAGAAGGAGGATTTCCGACAAAGCCAACACAGATAGGTCCCTGAAGTCATTTTTCCCTGTTGGGAAATCCACGGGCGCGAAGAATTCGAAGTCAGCAGCTAGTTTCTCAGGCAGTTCATCCAGaccttcatcatcaacgtcTGCCACCACATATTCTTCGAATTTCACAGATCCATGCAAAGAGAATATCCCATCAGTTGCTACAAACTCAACTATTATCGATGACGTCCTCATCAAATCTAAAGACGGCAAGAAATCCCGGGGTGGCAATAAAAAAGCCAGTGCTGACAAAGCATCCAAGACGAGAAGACCGTTTTCTGTAGACACTGACGATTCTTCCTGTGGCGAGTACGACACTGCCGCCTGGGGTAAAGGCCGAGCTGTGGACGTGCCTAATCGCGCTCCTTCATCACCTTCAAAGAGAAAGTCGTCTAAGAGCTGGAGCTCGCCGTCTGAATCAGATTCTCAAGATAGAGTAAAGAAATCTCCCCGAAAACAATTGGCACATACATCGCCAATGCCTGCCCCTCGCCCTGTGTCTCCGTCTCCTGGAAGGGTACGACCCCTAGTACAGCCTTTGTGGAAAATCAGCGACGAAGTTATCGATATTTGCACAGATGCAGAATCGGACCATGATCTACCCAGCCGAATCCGACCTCGAACTGTACAAACTACTCTCAAATTTCCACTTGCGCCAAAGGCAAAGTTCAAACCATCCACAGAATCACTGAAAACAACATCCTTATCTTGGAAAGGTTCTCGGACTACTCACCAGAAAGTACATACCATCATTTCCGATGTTATTGATCTCACTTGATTTTTTGTGGTACTGTTCTTGACATATCTTTCACTGAATGTACAATAGAAGTGTATTTCATTTACAATTACAACCAGGGATGTTGCTTATCATGGCAAGGAAGTTATGATATCCGTACAGAATGTCCCAATTGATACAGAAACTGGCATAAAGGGATTAGAATGAAGTAGTAAAATCGCGTAACGATTCTTGGCCCATGACCCCATCCACCGAGTCAGCCAGTGTCTCCTCCtcttgtggtggtggttgctGGTTTTTGAAGCGCCGAATGGCGTCCAATCGGGCGTGCCAATTGGTTTTCGTTTCAGTGCGAACGGTGTCCATCTGGGTCTGTGAGAATATTGTCGCAAACCAATCAGCCAGTAGGCTAAGTTGACGGACAAGCAGCGGTAGATTGTCTGCGGAGATGAGTTTAAAGTGGCCCACGGGGGCAAATTCGGTCATACCAGGCGCCAGCTGCATGGTGACCTTAAAATATTCGATTTCATGGCTATCCTTTGCAAAGGCGGCAATGGATCCTAGTGAGTGGGGTTCGATGACAATGTTGACAAATTGGAATTGAGTTTTTAGAGTGTCGAAACGGTAGGGCAACGCAGAATCGTTCCAAACAATCCTGACATAATCGTTGCCGATGTGTCGTTTTTTATTGTTACACTTCGGATCGTGTTCATTAGTAGGCATCATAGTTGCAGTGTGATAGAGAATCTGGCCAATGTCGTCCCACCAGGCGTAAGCATAGTCACCGTCCTCGTCAGGATCCAGACCTCCAGCGTAGACATCCTTTTGGCCACGTAAATCGATCAACCTGCCGATGCCTTCCAGGAAACGCGTGTAAGCCGGGGAACCATGGATGTTGCGAAGGATTTCCGTCTCGTCGCTCTGGCCCGGAGCAACATACATGATCCCAACTTTATGTGTATCAATCACCGGGATCCTGTCAAGGGTAGAGACAAACTTTGCGATCGCCGTAGAATCAGTAACTCGCTTGGCGAATGGTTCCGTCTTGCCATCTGGGAAAGGCGACAACTGTAGGATGAGGAACGAAGGGTCGATGCCGATTTGTTTACGTCTCTGAGAAGGTGCAGTTCCACTCCAAACGTAACCCGtaatggggtcaggctgaGGTACAACATTTGCGGTGGATTGACCCGTTTCAGATAGGGCAGCAACACGTATTTGCTCCTTAAATCGAGTCAGCTAGGTCGTTAGATAAGGCCAACATACTTACCCTGGACGGTTCATCTGTATCCGGTGAATCGCCCTCGGACATAATATGAGACGGGTCGCGCTCCATGATGAGCCCAGCGGGTATAGAGAGTAAATCTGGTTCGACGTCTCCAGGCCCAACCATAGGAATATTTTCAACACGACATACAAACCGCGAGAAACCAGACGGTCTACGCGACAGGACTTCCACCCAACCTGACCGCGGCAATGCCCGAATAGTGACCAATGAGTTGCCCATCAACCACGTCTTTTCGGTTCCATCCATTTCAGAAGTGGTTTTCGAGGGGTTGAGGACGATGTCACTGAATACCGAATTGGCAGGGCGGGGATCGGCGCTGGCGTACGTGTAACGGGCAAGCCAATCGAAGCATACTTCTGTCGGCTCATCCACCTCGATATTGCCCTCGTTGGCAAGAAGAAGTTGGCGAGTGATGTAACGAATATGTCGAGGCCGATCAGGAAGTTTAAGAGCCAAAAACCAGATGTAAACCGCGGAATACGACAATACTCGTACGTGCTGGGATAAAGCCCATGACATGGTTGGAGAAGAGTTTAGTCGATTGTAATGTTGTAAATACTGAAGGGCAACACCAAACACCATCTTGAAGTCCATCTCTGTGAAATTGGCGTACAAGGAAGGGAGAGAACCTATGATTGACAAAAATCCGAGTATGTGCACGGCCATGTTTGGGTTGGACATAATTTGAGAAAGTTTCTCAAGTATGCGCGAAAGACAACGCGTCATGGATGGCTGAAGCTCAAATGCGGAGAGTGAGAGGGCATGTAAACAGCATTTAATTGTTGCCAGTTGTCCATTAAGGCCTGCTTGGAACACCTCAACTAATAGATGCCGCTGCTGTAGATCGAAACACCTTCTATAACTGACCAATACTGATAAAGTCTGGTACGCCAACCCATGCGCGTCGCGGCTCTTCAGGCCTGTCGGCCATTGATCGATATAAGAGCCAAGATCGCCGTTGAGAATCCCGGTGCAAATGATTGAAAGCATTTTTGAAATTGCTGCGCGGGATTTCGGTCCACAGAAAAGATGTTTATTTGCAAGTTGAACAGGAAGATGACAAAGAACATATGAGAGAATCTCCCAGCTCGATTCTTTCTCCAAAATCCCATTAATCATAAGAAGATATTGAGATATGGGTAGAACCAATATTCTGTCGGGGCCTTCTGGATCATAGGATACGAGAACCTCACTGGGCGAGTCGGGGCCGTATACCGTGAATGGCATGGTCTCTGGAATTGACCATAGACTCTCCAGAGGCTTGACTGGtgggggtggaggtggtgcatTGCGAGACCTGCTACGGCTTGGTTCTGAACGAGAGGGAATTCCAGCACCTCGGCCACGCGAAATTTGTCGACCTGCTCTCTCCTGCGGGAAACGGGCACGTGCTCGTCTGATATCGCTCGCCTCTAGACCTGCAGCAGCGTCGTCCGGCCCTCTTTCTGCTCCTGACCGTAACTCTGAGCCTGTACGGTTTATCAGTGCACCAAGAGACGCGACTAAGCCGTTTGGATCGTAGTTGGTGCTGACAAAGTACAGACTATGATCCCGATCGGCTCGAATGTGCATGAGGAATTGTAAGGCAGTAAGGCGAGCGCGCACAGACTGGCCATCAATGATAACTGAGAGCAGCATATGATACACACGGATAGCGAGTAGCAAATTTTTGTGCTGCAATGAGAATGGCGTAAAGACGAGCTGACTGAAGATTTCGACGAGGGCAGATATGGCTGAGACATCGCGGGGAATCAAGTTGGAAGCTGGCACTAATGGTGATGGAGCCTGAGAATCATCTTTGGCCTCTTCCTGTGACTGGGTGGGAGGTTGAACTGATTGAGAACGCGAGGTACTGCCTCCTGCAGCTAACGACGACAAAAGAGACATTACCGACGGCAACTCCGAATGTGTCCTTGTCGCACTAGGAGTATTGGACAATTGTCCAGTAGCAGTTATAGTAGCAGGCGAGTGAGTGTCTGCTGTATAATTTGAAGCAGTGTCCAAGctatcatcgtcatcttgcGTTCTCTCTGACGCGACGGAGACCAGCAATTGCAAAAACTTTGTTATTGCTTCCGCTCCTTCTgtatcatcctcatcctgcTCATCGCTCCTCAGAACGATTTCTTCACCTATGAGTTTCCACATGATATCAGCATCGTCGCTCTGGCCTCCGGGTTGGCCGACCAAACCCCCACAAAATTCCCATACCAAATCACCCAAAGGTCTTCGGTAGCTTGTCATATCCTTGACGTCTTCATAAACAGAGTGCAATGTGTCCATGATGGCCCGCCGGGTTTGTGGACGGTCCGGACTGACTAGTGTCTCATTAGACAAAAGTTGTTTCCAATGAACAAGCCAGTCTGGTGAAATGGGAGACAGATCATTTTGGTCGGTCATGAGAAATGGCAGGCGGGCAGTGTCCTCATCGGTCAGATGTTCAGCAACGTGGATCAGAATTGTTGAAAGAAGAGGATTCAATGCTCTGGAGTGATCACGGGATAGTAATGACGAAATCGTTCGAAGGATGGGCGTGGGCGCGTCCCCAGGATGACCGAGGGGTATGGTGAAGGGAGTGCCATCGACATTTCTAGACGCCAACCGGAGATGAACTCTAAGCAACATTTTGAAGGACTTTTTGTATGACTCACTTTAGCGGTAGTACGTAATCGGATAGCCTTCGCAATGTCTCGCCGACAATAGtcgcctcttcttcgtccagTGACCCATTTTCATCATCCCTGAGGTCGAGTTCGCTCAGAATATCTTTGATGACGCCTGCAGCTTCTTCGAGGACTTCGTCCTTCCCTTCACTTCCTCTCTGCCAAATCTGCTTCTTTTCGGTTTCTGATTTCGCGACTAAATCTTCCACGCGATAGTCCACCCAGGCTTTTACACTATCAGCCAAAACCATACCAAGTCTGGCCGCATCCCATCCATTCCCGCTAACACCCATAGTTGCAGCTGTAAAATCATCTTTGGGCCATGCCTTCTCCATGAAGTCGACGTGCAAATCCATATGTCCAGGAGCGCCAGATGGGTTATAACCAAGGGAGGTGTCTCGTGAAATAAACGCCCGCGCAATGCGTGTAAACAAAGCACGACGGACGTAGTTTCTGAAAGTCCTATGTGCACCAAGACGCGTCATTAGGGACGTGCGGAACATTAACAATTGGGATTGCTGGTCATGGGATGCCCCACCCTTTGTTCTACGAGGGGGAAGATGTTCTGCTCCCAAGTTAGTTGGAGGGTACAGGTAGGCCTTGAGTACGAGCATGCACATCGTGCCATATGGGCCTGAGAATAAAGATGACAACATGTCTGTTATCTTGCCTTCTAAATTGTCATTATCTTTTTTCCGAGTTTGCAGAATTGACAAGGACAGTCGTGGAAGAGGGTCTGCGGAGAAGGACAGTGCACGGAACAAAAGAGGGAGGATTAAATTGAGTTGAGTAGGTGGAAGTGTCTTTATGTGTGCCGTTAGATGGTTCAGATATAAAGTAATCGCTAGTTCTGCAGGGTGTTTGAAAGTTGGCTGTGAAGATGGATTGGAGCCCAAGGACGGAATCGAAGACGATGATAGCGATGACAAGTTGCGGCGATGACCGGCTGAAGCAAGTATGGGGTTGGACGTAGAGCTGGAAGCGTTACTTGTGGGGGAGGTAGGGGGACGAGGTTCCCGAATGACATCCGAAGGAATGAGTATAGCTCGATCGACTAGACTAGCATAGAAGCCCAAGACTCCGGCCATTTCCTCGTCAGGTATGCGTGAAATATTTTCTGGTCTTGTCAGAATGTCATTAAGAAATTTGACGAGCAATTCTACGCTGCGTTCCCGCTCTTTCATCTCGGTACGGTCGTGTGATGTCGGTAAATTCAATAGGCCATCAAATGCGCCTTCGATCCAATCATGCAGCAATTGGATTAGGACATGTTCAATTCCCATGATTTCTGACCCATATCTTGTGAGAGCGCGAAGGGCCTTAAATTTGGGCTCCCACAAATCCATCCTCCAAGATGTCGATCCACCTAGAAACAGGGAGAAATAAGACAGCCTCTCTGCAACCCCCAAAGACAATGCCTCATGATTCTCCCAATAAGCAGACAGTATGTCATATCCAGCTGCTTGAAGGTTTGGTACTGATTTGGCATCGTTGCACAAAGAACTGAGAAgtgggttgagggcgtcgtgtCGAGGAAGCGGGGAGCAGTTGGACAGTATGCCTGCAAGCGACCGAGCATGTATTAAACTTGGAACAGCCGGTGGACTCAGTTCATGTATAAGCTCATTCAAGGAGAGTGGCTGTTGTACTGCTGGTGGGGGCGTTGGGGATAGTGCAGGCTCTGCACGTTTGCGAAATGGATTGAAAGACGGAAAGGCCGAAGTGGTGTTTGCCCTTGGACGCAAGGCTCTAGCGGGTGGCTCTGGTTCCTGTCGGGACATTCATAAAGAGCTTTGGGACTGTAAGAGTAGTTGAGTGTGGCAGCAGTCGAGTAGATCTATGCATAAGATACCTTGATCGTCAAagagagagacaaagcaaCAACTCGCCTCTTAGTCCCGAATTTAAACACATGTGACCTCCATTTCAATTCCCCATCAATGTCCCTCTTTCAATCGAACAGCCACCAAAAACTCTTAATTCTTATGATAGCGTCATCGTGTCCCTTGCTGCCCTGAAAAATAATGAGTGTATTTTCAAATCTTTAGGCGCTCA
This genomic interval carries:
- a CDS encoding Flap endonuclease GEN-like protein 1 (Flap endonuclease GEN homolog 1); protein product: MGVTGLWELLRPAAKTRSLTELAITEGFKANPDGKRGFRIGIDASIWFFHAEYGREGENPVLRTLFFRCATLMHTTFLPIFVFDGPKRPDVKRGKKINKTGHKLIPGMKNIIEAFGFEWRMAPGEAEAELAYLNRIGVIDAVLSDDVDNFLFGATTVIRNSSNTLSGNKANPALNLAGKDDKNHTRVFRSEDLKDHPEVRLTRGGMILIGLLAGGDYHTAGVPRCGKITAHGLAKCGFGDSLYDAAVNLDREDLDEFIVNWRRDLIQEIRTNSMGQIGKKQPSLASSFPADFPDIDILLSYVKPITSESMGRESNNLSITWSREPDLGKLAATCEMYFEWGYKEAIIKRFKTIMWHPIVLRILRRAVLDRHDNRPSEFPSTPRKSGTAIPCGTPSKMIAHKFSSMAINTERTYISGSESEDEEEEGRLIVKVHGKRKHTSTDGLLEYRLEIAPKQLVQLAESGVKGLRSPEGPDEWASEPEGDDDDEDGAAVPKKRGKGPTVHPHTHWRVWMPACMVQIVEPGLVKEFEDIENGKAQKKAEKEARKAAKLNAPPKSATVSKSPKKAKKKSAANSGGECDEDVIALPKKPTNHRKVVKKSTTSCGDQDGDDEAALSIPNVPTKAAKKNTSKPSVEDFEDIFSSPLSKKSQTDNTGKGKPPSLQFNLYDDIPLPSSDDEDELPTYLMAGKKPSLKGKEPAMDSSDDDEIEIVESKVKPHVDSTRRRISDKANTDRSLKSFFPVGKSTGAKNSKSAASFSGSSSRPSSSTSATTYSSNFTDPCKENIPSVATNSTIIDDVLIKSKDGKKSRGGNKKASADKASKTRRPFSVDTDDSSCGEYDTAAWGKGRAVDVPNRAPSSPSKRKSSKSWSSPSESDSQDRVKKSPRKQLAHTSPMPAPRPVSPSPGRVRPLVQPLWKISDEVIDICTDAESDHDLPSRIRPRTVQTTLKFPLAPKAKFKPSTESLKTTSLSWKGSRTTHQKVHTIISDVIDLT
- a CDS encoding Tuberous sclerosis 2 protein-like protein (Tuberous sclerosis 2 protein homolog); its protein translation is MLLRVHLRLASRNVDGTPFTIPLGHPGDAPTPILRTISSLLSRDHSRALNPLLSTILIHVAEHLTDEDTARLPFLMTDQNDLSPISPDWLVHWKQLLSNETLVSPDRPQTRRAIMDTLHSVYEDVKDMTSYRRPLGDLVWEFCGGLVGQPGGQSDDADIMWKLIGEEIVLRSDEQDEDDTEGAEAITKFLQLLVSVASERTQDDDDSLDTASNYTADTHSPATITATGQLSNTPSATRTHSELPSVMSLLSSLAAGGSTSRSQSVQPPTQSQEEAKDDSQAPSPLVPASNLIPRDVSAISALVEIFSQLVFTPFSLQHKNLLLAIRVYHMLLSVIIDGQSVRARLTALQFLMHIRADRDHSLYFVSTNYDPNGLVASLGALINRTGSELRSGAERGPDDAAAGLEASDIRRARARFPQERAGRQISRGRGAGIPSRSEPSRSRSRNAPPPPPPVKPLESLWSIPETMPFTVYGPDSPSEVLVSYDPEGPDRILVLPISQYLLMINGILEKESSWEILSYVLCHLPVQLANKHLFCGPKSRAAISKMLSIICTGILNGDLGSYIDQWPTGLKSRDAHGLAYQTLSVLVSYRRCFDLQQRHLLVEVFQAGLNGQLATIKCCLHALSLSAFELQPSMTRCLSRILEKLSQIMSNPNMAVHILGFLSIIGSLPSLYANFTEMDFKMVFGVALQYLQHYNRLNSSPTMSWALSQHVRVLSYSAVYIWFLALKLPDRPRHIRYITRQLLLANEGNIEVDEPTEVCFDWLARYTYASADPRPANSVFSDIVLNPSKTTSEMDGTEKTWLMGNSLVTIRALPRSGWVEVLSRRPSGFSRFVCRVENIPMVGPGDVEPDLLSIPAGLIMERDPSHIMSEGDSPDTDEPSREQIRVAALSETGQSTANVVPQPDPITGYVWSGTAPSQRRKQIGIDPSFLILQLSPFPDGKTEPFAKRVTDSTAIAKFVSTLDRIPVIDTHKVGIMYVAPGQSDETEILRNIHGSPAYTRFLEGIGRLIDLRGQKDVYAGGLDPDEDGDYAYAWWDDIGQILYHTATMMPTNEHDPKCNNKKRHIGNDYVRIVWNDSALPYRFDTLKTQFQFVNIVIEPHSLGSIAAFAKDSHEIEYFKVTMQLAPGMTEFAPVGHFKLISADNLPLLVRQLSLLADWFATIFSQTQMDTVRTETKTNWHARLDAIRRFKNQQPPPQEEETLADSVDGVMGQESLRDFTTSF